A window of Rhododendron vialii isolate Sample 1 chromosome 11a, ASM3025357v1 contains these coding sequences:
- the LOC131307003 gene encoding F-box protein At5g07610-like — protein sequence MTMKTSRKKTKPITDPTPPETSPAAVLIANSVDLLAQVLLRLPAKPLIRFKSVSKHWLALLSDSHFAYVHSRLNPKPLISSLYFRYNKKLDSVSLNGSPTFPSLSFLRPLTGDITILHSCNGLLLIKKKQTVDNLVKVQYIVCNPTTQKFHLIGQKFHRVARRSGRFYKSGCLAFDPSKSPHYKVVLLRRVSYPSLEMHIFSSETASWKKIFLTDRCYRNGAFWNGAIYWLCDQYNLLRFDVETEKMIGMPYTPSSSRVNNIYKTRYFGDCGRGGRLLLIESHSHSTVRFKICEMDKDYCCWNVKFRVDLKTLISEFPVIESKRRYKFTVLCVVEGEKEDDFSLIFAIPGKIISCNPQERTWNVLRDLTLSEYSGFIKYGYAIVFPFVESLSPV from the coding sequence ATGACTATGAAAACATCCCGTAAAAAAACAAAGCCGATCACCGACCCTACTCCACCCGAAACCTCGCCGGCGGCTGTACTAATAGCCAACAGCGTCGATCTCCTCGCACAAGTCCTTCTCCGTCTACCGGCCAAACCCCTAATCCGATTCAAGTCCGTTTCCAAACACTGGCTCGCTCTCCTCTCCGACTCCCACTTTGCCTATGTCCACTCCCgcttaaaccctaaacccttgATCTCATCCTTGTATTTCCGCTACAACAAAAAGCTCGACTCCGTTTCCCTCAACGGCAGCCCtacctttccctctctctccttcctacGTCCTCTTACAGGTGATATCACGATTCTACACTCATGCAACGGTTTACTGTTgattaagaaaaaacaaactgtTGACAATCTTGTCAAAGTGCAATACATCGTTTGTAACCCGACCACGCAGAAATTCCATCTAATTGGGCAGAAATTCCATCGAGTTGCTCGTCGCAGTGGACGTTTTTACAAATCAGGTTGCTTGGCTTTCGATCCATCGAAATCGCCTCACTACAAAGTTGTATTGCTTCGTCGAGTCTCTTATCCCTCTTTGGAGATGCATATCTTCTCATCGGAGACTGCATCTTGGAAGAAGATATTTCTGACGGATAGATGTTATAGGAATGGTGCGTTTTGGAACGGAGCTATCTATTGGCTATGTGACCAATATAATCTGTTGAGATTTGACGTTGAGACGGAGAAGATGATAGGGATGCCGTACACACCAAGTAGTAGTAGAGTTAACAATATATACAAGACTAGGTATTTTGGGGATTGCGGCCGTGGTGGCCGTTTGCTTCTGATTGAGAGTCATTCGCATTCTACTGTGAGATTCAAAATCTGCGAGATGGACAAGGACTACTGCTGTTGGAATGTCAAGTTTCGTGTCGATCTCAAGACCTTGATATCTGAATTCCCTGTGATCGAAAGTAAAAGGCGGTATAAATTTACAGTGTTGTGTGTTGTCGAGGGAGAGAAGGAAGATGACTTTTCGCTCATCTTCGCTATCCCGGGTAAAATTATTTCATGTAATCCGCAAGAAAGGACTTGGAATGTACTTCGCGATCTGACACTGAGTGAATACAGTGGATTCATAAAGTATGGTTATGCTATTGTTTTTCCGTTTGTTGAAAGCCTATCTCCTGTTTGA
- the LOC131307004 gene encoding uncharacterized protein LOC131307004, with the protein MTKIENDKNRVRVRKQKSGLPNRKVRQRKDVMEKSLVGSISSLFNAKKQKSLLSSQVEEESDEEFGEDDVNDNLRDKGVNEEASGANTGDVHEEPMSEDVDVPHEESREGHNEGPTPMNENVGNEEHESMIDLEKDVDVNYDPGLWGSINDSKRIMLVLRGPIKIVRENDAFPKEGTRGRHFSSHLYICDLPNGEKQERKSLVYSNELNKAFCFCCKLFKHKTMTTSLAGEGTSDWHNLPTKLRDHERNVEHISNVVRWVDLQKGLQQKATIDKKMEDLIDKERVRWKMILVRIIGVVKTLSRNSLSFRGTNEKIYEKNNGLFCQLIEFVVEFDPIMQEHLRRVVDKEIQNHYLSHKIQNELISLLAKEIKDKILKKIFKAKYFSVILDCTLDLSHDEQMSIVIRCVNVEDESKVKMEEFFLGFIKVQDTSGLGFFKRLEGALVDLKLNINDIRGQGYDNSSNMKGKNQGVQKRLLDVNPRAFYIPCGCHSLNLALCNMAKSSAKARDFFGYVQKVYTLFSGSPQRWDILRAYVKGLTPKALSVTRWESHVESVRAIRNQAPELRDALIEIANVSKEDIVFSEAKGLCKNALEDFEFLISLCIWYKILDKVNQVSKILQREEMDIEDAITRIKELILFFEELREDGFEDLMKEAKELAHDVGFEPIFAKKRVVQRKKQFDEDVVDDAHGSQSPEERFRTSYFLLIIDQALASLKDRFKQFELYDSIFGFLFNAKFKSVSKDQLMEHCTKLESFLE; encoded by the coding sequence ATGACGAAGATTGAGAATGACAAGAATAGAGTAAGAGTGCGCAAACAAAAATCCGGGCTTCCAAATAGAAAAGTGAGGCAGCGAAAAGATGTAATGGAAAAATCACTAGTTGGTTCAATATCTAGCCTATTTAAtgcgaaaaaacaaaaatctcttcTTTCAAGTCAAGTTGAAGAAGAAAGTGATGAAGAATTTGGGGAGGATGATGTGAATGATAATCTTAGAGATAAAGGTGTTAATGAAGAAGCTAGTGGCGCAAATACGGGTGACGTTCATGAGGAACCTATGAGTGAAGATGTTGATGTACCACATGAAGAATCTAGAGAGGGGCATAATGAAGGCCCTACTCCTATGAATGAAAATGTAGGGAATGAAGAACATGAAAGTATGATTGACCTTGAGAAAGATGTTGATGTGAACTATGATCCGGGATTGTGGGGAAGCATTAATGATTCGAAGAGGATAATGTTAGTTCTACGAGGTCCTATTAAGATTGTAAGAGAGAATGATGCATTTCCAAAAGAAGGTACTCGTGGGAGACacttttcttcccatctttACATTTGTGATCTTCCAAATGGTGAGAAGCAAGAAAGGAAGTCGCTTGTGTATTCAAATGAGTTGAACAAggccttttgtttttgttgcaagTTATTCAAGCATAAAACAATGACAACTAGTTTGGCCGGAGAGGGAACTAGTGATTGGCATAACCTTCCTACAAAGCTTAGAGACCATGAAAGGAATGTAGAACATATCTCCAATGTCGTGAGGTGGGTGGACTTGCAAAAGGGGCTTCAACAAAAAGCAACAATTGACAAGAAAATGGAAGATCTAATCGACAAAGAGAGAGTTCGTTGGAAGATGATACTAGTTCGAATAATTGGGGTTGTGAAGACTCTTTCTCGAAATAGTTTGTCATTCCGTGGAACTAATGAGAAGATTTATGAGAAGAATAATGGACTTTTTTGTCAACTTATTGAATTTGTTGTGGAATTTGATCCTATTATGCAAGAGCACCTTCGACGTGTGGTAGATAAAGAGATTCAAAATCATTATCTTagccacaaaattcaaaatgaattgATAAGCTTGTTGGCAAAAGAGATTAAAGATAAAATCTTGAAGAAGATTTTTAAAGCAAAGTACTTTTCGGTTATCCTTGATTGTACTCTGGATCTTAGTCATGATGAACAAATGTCGATTGTTATAAGATGTGTGAATGTTGAGGATGAAAGTAAAGTCAAGATGGAGGAATTCTTTCTTGGGTTTATTAAGGTTCAGGACACATCGGGGCTTGGGTTTTTCAAGCGACTTGAAGGAGCTTTGGTTGATCTCAAACTCAACATTAATGATATAAGAGGACAAGGTTATGACAATAGCTCAAATATGAAAGGTAAAAATCAAGGTGTACAAAAAAGGCTACTTGATGTAAATCCCAGAGCATTCTATATTCCATGTGGTTGTCATAGCTTAAACCTTGCACTATGTAATATGGCAAAATCTAGTGCGAAAGCAAGAGACTTTTTTGGATATGTGCAAAAAGTTTATACTTTGTTTTCGGGTTCACCACAACGGTGGGATATTCTTAGAGCATATGTGAAGGGTTTGACACCAAAGGCATTGTCAGTTACTCGTTGGGAAAGTCATGTTGAGAGTGTTAGAGCAATAAGAAATCAAGCACCGGAATTAAGAGATGCATTGATCGAAATTGCAAATGTTTCTAAAGAAGATATTGTGTTTTCGGAAGCTAAAGGCTTGTGCAAGAATGCTTTGGAGGATTTTGAGTTCTTGATTAGCTTATGTATTTGGTACAAAATCTTAGACAAAGTTAATCAAGTTAGCAAAATTCTTCAACGAGAAGAGATGGATATTGAAGATGCAATTACAAGGATAAAAgagttgattttattctttgaaGAGCTTAGAGAAGATGGTTTTGAAGACTTGATGAAGGAAGccaaagaacttgctcatgATGTTGGTTTTGAAccgatttttgcaaaaaaaagagttgttcaaagaaagaagcaatttgACGAGGATGTGGTAGATGATGCCCATGGAAGTCAATCTCCGGAAGAGCGTTTTAGAACTTCTTATTTCCTCCTCATCATAGATCAAGCTCTTGCATCACTTAAGGACCGGTTTAAGCAATTTGAACTTTATGACTCAatctttggatttttgtttaacGCGAAATTCAAAAGTGTTAGTAAAGACCAATTGATGGAGCATTGTACTAAACTAGAAAGTTTCTTGGAATAG
- the LOC131307005 gene encoding F-box protein At5g07610-like, with protein MEDLVDLFRSCNGLLLIKVDRRVKAQFIVCNPARQKFRALADHGGGFYESFIISLAFDPSKSPHYKVVLLHQYPPKIEIYSSETAYWKNIVIVILYEQTLCIRGCYLNGASWNGALYWLCDDRYNVLRFDVETEKIYMIPYKQRGRILPLDKTRYFGDCGCGGRLLLIQSNSHSTARFKICEMDEDCCRWNVKLPVDLKTLISEFPEIESQNFYKFTVMCVVEGEEEDDIALILAIPVL; from the exons ATGGAAGACTTAGTTGATCTTTTCAGg TCGTGCAATGGTCTACTGTTGATCAAAGTTGACCGTCGTGTCAAAGCGCAATTCATTGTTTGTAACCCGGCCAGGCAGAAATTCCGTGCACTTGCTGACCACGGTGGAGGTTTTTACGAATCATTCATAATTAGCTTGGCTTTCGATCCATCGAAATCGCCTCACTACAAAGTTGTATTGCTTCATCAATACCCTCCGAAAATAGAAATCTATTCATCAGAGACTGCGTATTGGAAGAATATAGTTATAGTTATACTATATGAACAGACACTTTGCATACGCGGATGTTATCTGAATGGTGCGTCTTGGAATGGAGCTCTGTATTGGCTATGTGACGACCGATATAATGTGTTGAGATTTGACGTTGAGACAGAGAAGATTTATATGATTCCGTACAAGCAACGTGGTAGAATTCTCCCTCTGGACAAGACTAGGTATTTTGGAGACTGCGGCTGTGGTGGCCGTTTGCTTCTGATTCAGAGTAATTCGCATTCTACCGCGAGATTCAAAATCTGCGAGATGGACGAAGACTGCTGCCGTTGGAACGTCAAGCTTCCTGTAGATCTCAAGACCTTGATATCTGAATTCCCCGAGATAGAAAGTCAAAACTTTTATAAATTTACGGTGATGTGCGTTGtcgagggagaggaggaggatgataTCGCGCTCATCTTGGCTATCCCGG TGTTGTAA